The sequence GATCAGGCTCGCGTCTATGGACGTGAAGGACCTGCCGCCATGACGCAATGGGCATGGCCATGATCGTAGTCGGCACGCCGACAAACATTGAGGACAAGGCGGTGCCGCAGGTCAGCAAGGCCAAGCAGAGGCTTGCGAGGCTGTTCGAGAAAATGAAACCGTCAAGCCCTTCTCCAAGTAGGGGAAGTCCCGTATGTCGGTCCCGCGCAATCGCTCCTTGCTAACCCGCAAGCTGCGAACGTAATAGCCTTGTCTCTGAACGGCTGCCTTGATTTCGTCGCTGACCTTCAGAACTCTTGTTCTGCTCTTGCGCCATTTATTCCGAGAGCAAACGCCGGGTATTGCAGAGCCGTTATGTAGAACAAGTAGCTCGCGCTTGCCGTTGCAATAGACATCAAACACTTTTTTTCCCGCCGTTCGTATGAAATAGACGAAATATGTTTCGGTCGTCTCAATGGACGAGCTCAGTATGAGCTTAGTATCTCGAATGGCGACGCGGGTTGTAAATCTGCAACGTCCGCGATTTTTTGGTTCACCGCATTCGGGATTTGGAGCGAACTGATGCAAGCCCGATCCATCGCCAATTGGCGCGCCTAGCGCGAATTACTTCAGGGATGCCGTAAACGGCGCGAGGTATCGGTTCTCTGGCCTCGACCAGCGTGCCAGTGCAGCGAGAACATGTTGCGGATGTTGGTGAACGGTGGGGGCGGCCTGTACGGCCTCTCGCGGTCGGCCGAGTTGAAGAGCCTATCGAATTCCGCCACAACTTCGTGAGCAAAGGCGCGGATGCTCGTGGAGTTCCGTTGTCGATTGCCTATCGTTACACGAGCGTTTGCATTGCAGGACTGATCATCAATGATCATCCTACCCGAAAATCATCTGCTATTGGCCGTTGCCGAAAGCTAGAGGCGATCTGTAGGTCGGCTCTCTGGGCTCAACCGGACATGGGTCGGCCCGAGCGTGATCGCCGCTGGTGTGACCCTAAACGGAAATCGGCCGTCGCCTGATCGGAGTCAAAAAATCCAGCTCAACGTGGTTTGCGACGAGGTGCGTGGTTTGCTCCCTAAATCGCGCGGGCCGTTCGCCACATCGGGTCAAGCTGAAGAACACGGTGTCGCCTTCGAAGGATGTGCAGAGGACTCAGCCGTTCAGAGATGAGCACGCGGCAATAGCCATTTCATGATCTTCTGATACGGATCGCGACGACTGCGGACGAATGCGTTCTCGTTCTGCTGAGCGGCGGTCCTGGCGAATTCAGAAATCCCCTCCATAGACTCCCGTTTATCCTTTGGAAGCTTCGCCCATTGACGAATGATCTTCCGGCGGGTTTCGCGTTGCTTTTCCCTTACGTCAGGCATCGGGACGCTCCTTGAAGAGGATTATTCCGGTCGACCTAGTATTGTTCGGGCTCACTAGAACTTCAACGTCCAATCAAGAACTCTTAGCCCCTCGTATCAAGAACAATTTTGGTTGCTTCTCACACGCCGTATCCTGCGCAGGCTAAACTTGAACCAAACCGATGATTAGGTGCCCAAACCAAGATTGGTACAGCTTGGTACACCCCAACTTGGTGTCCGCCTATACACGGGAGCGAGTCTCATATTGGCTTTGCAGGCCCGCCGCCCTAGAATTGCGTCGATCGCAGGACGGGCGAAATGCAGTATGTTTGCGACGCGCCGAAGGGCAAGACGTGGTTCCGTATCGAGACGGAAGGTGAAGCGATGCATGAGTCGCGCCTGATGAGCCACACAGTCGAGAAATATTTCCGCCGCGAGCGGGAGAAGGCAGTCCAGTCCTGGCATCCGGGGCGACCCAACGCGATCGAGCGCGACATCGGCCTCGAGGCCCATGTAAAGCGAGAGATGCCGCTTTTCCTCACGTTGCGCGACAGGGAGGGCAATGCACTGGCTACAGCGATGCTGCCACCGGGTGGCAAGGATCGCGGCGGGTTCCGGATCATCATCGTTGCCGCATCCAATGCCGATCCTTATCCTGAGCAGGACGCGGCCATCGCTGCGCTGGGAGCGCATTTCGGTCTCACACTCGACCGCCACCGCTGCTTCCCCTACGGCCGCTAAGAAGTCTGACAAGTATCACCGCTTGATTGGAGCGATGTCGGCTCATGGCCGGAATGCGAAGCCTAAGCGGACCGCCAAACAGTCTGCTTATCGGAGGAGACCGGAACGGCGATGCGTCCGCGAGCACTAGCCTCTGCGCTCGCAGCCGGTAGTTCAAGGGCGTCCGACAAGCAACGGCAGCACGTTTGCGCCACCCGCCATGAGCGGATTCGACGGCTCGAAATGTTCCCGCAATTCTCGCTTCCGGACGAGTGAGCGCGCATCGAGAAACGCCTCCTTCAGGCTAGTGGCATTCCGGAGCGCGACATTGAAAAAAGCGTCGCCGAAATAAGTCCACTTGGCCTTGTCCTGGCAGCCGAACGACGGATGCTTGGCATCGGCCGCGGTGATGACCAGCACATCTGGATTTGCCAGACGCGGGATAAAAACCCCAGAATAACAAGCCGAGATGACCACCACCTTGTGTCGCACACCTGTCTTCGCGAGCATGTCGCGGAGACGAGATGGCGTGAGCGTTTCTGTGAGCCGCCCCGCCTTGATTGCAAGGCCATCAGGAGAGCCATGCGAGGTGAGAATCAAAAAGAGAACATCTTTCTCGGCATCCAAGCGGTTGGCTGCCGTCTGCAACGACTTGGTCAGAGCTTCGATCGTTGCACTTCCGCCATTCTTGGAATTGTACCCCACGTCGATCGGGCCAGTCTCGAAACGGCCGGCCACGACCTGAGCCGCGCCGGTCGCCTCGGATCTAAACACGCCTTGATCCCCATATAGACCAAACGACACGACGCCAACCTTTCCAGCGTCCTCAACAGCATCTACGGGCGCAACCAACGGCCAGATGGTCAGAAAGAAAGCGACGAGCGGCGCGCCGAGCCGCCTGATCGAGGACCTGGAGGTCATGGCAAACACCGTTTCGAGATCGCCGCTACAGAACTGCGGTTCAACACAAAATAGCGGAAACCCAGTAAATTTCCATCCTTCAGAATAGGACGCGCATGGATCCGGATATGGCTCTTCGCGTCGATCCGGAGCGAGTGCTTCAATGTCCAATTCCGTGTCTGGACCGGACCTCGCCGAAACTGGCCTTCAATGATGCGACTGACCCACAACGGAGGTCATGCAATCCTTTTCAGCGTTCGATTTGAGCTGCTGCGATGCTTGGTGCACGTTTCGCTCTTTCTTTCACCTTCTCCGCCGAGGCATTGTTTCAGTTGAGCAACTTCCGGATGAGCACTTTCGTGCGTCATCTCCGCTGCCCGTGCGTCGTCAATGCTCGATTGGGCGCGTTTGTGCCGCGTCGAGATGGCGGAAGTGATGGTGCGCGCGGGTTAGATGAAACGGGAGGCCGACCGCTACGAGATCACGCCTGAGGGCGCATCGGCCTTGGCTCTGGCTCCGCGGCTCCCCTGAGCCTACACTCGCGCGCTACCTCGCGGGCTTCAGCGGACTTTCGGCCCACTTGCGCGCTGCGGGATCGTGCAGCGGGTCGCCATCGCAAACTGTGCAGACGTAGCGCTGCTTGCCCTGCGCTATATCGTCGGGGGACGGCCGTCTTCGGCTTGCCGCACCTCGGGCACAGCTTCCGAATCAAGTAGAACACTGCCATCCTGGGACAAGCGCGGTCCCAGCCCAAGAGAAGTCAAGCAACGAAAAGGGAAGTGGCCCGCGAGCTCCGATTTTCCATCTACGCAATGGGCGGGCTACCAACCCTGCGGCAACTTTGCTGACGCACTTTCCTATTTTTCCCGATCCGGCCTTGTGCTATTTTCGGTTACTTTTTTAGATTGCTAGAATGTAGCGACACTTCAGTGATTTGGGGGGAATAATGGTCAGGATCGCTGTTTCCCGCGAAGCATTCCGCGGTCTGTTCGCCTTTTATGCTGCCAAAGCACACCACGATCAGAGGCACGACGGCGAGCATTGCCTCACGAAGCTGTTCAGATCTAGCGACGACATATCTGACGGTCTACTCGAGCTGTGGTCTGAGCGCGTCAACACACTCGATCCCGAGACTGTTGGCAATGTCCTATGTCCGCGCGCCCGCGCGGTTGCCGATGGCCGCGTCGAATACGACCATGCCAGCGACTTTCTACATGCCCTACTGAGAGAATTGAACGGGAAGCAGCACTGAGCACGACGAACAAGCCGGCCTTTGCGCCGTGCTGATCGTCAATATGGTTCGGTTCTCAGCAACCGCCAAGAGAAGAGTGCTCGCGCTTGGTCGGTTCGGATTCCGGCACTGGGACGCTTGCTTCCGAGCTTCGCATGAATGCGTTGCCTTCCGCACGCTCCTGGACACGCGCGCCATGGTGGGAAGATGCGCTTAAACGCGTAAGAAGACCTTGGTAAGCAACGTTCGAAACTGCTCCCAGAGGCACAGTACTGGGAGCATCTGGCGGCTGCGTCTCTAGTTCGTTGAGCTTCGATGCGAGGTGTCGGCAACCTGCTACGCCGGCATGGCTAATCGAACTAACCCGGCGGTAAGACCGGCCGTCTATGTGGGACGGAGCGGTCGCCTCGATTGTTTGGTCGACGTTGCACCTCGAAATTCAGCAACGAGGCGATTACCTTCCCAAAGCTCAACGTCGTGTTCGCCATACATTTGTTCGGCTCGACTTCTCGCCGCCTGCTCGTCCATGCAGTCGAGCTTTGCGACGCAAATCACGCGCCGGCTGCTGTCCACCACGAACATCTTGTACCGCATGATGCAGTCCCTCCCAAAGGGGACCGTCACCGTACCCGAATGTCCGTCTCAGGCCGCGCCAAACTTCAATGAATGGGTGCGGAACCTTTGTACGTGTGGCAATTCGGCTATACCAGCGAGCTAGACCTCATCGACCGCGCGACGACGCGTCAGGTAAAGCTGGTAGTGCGCTTCAGTGGCGCAATCTCACCGCGTGCCGAAGCGAGCGGCTCGAGCTTAAGATGGAGAGCAGCCCCAGCATCATCAGTAGTACGCCAAGCCAAGTTGCCGTCCGGCTCGGGGCCTCGTTACGAGCCTCTGCAGTGAGCACAAGCACGCCGATCGGAATAGTCGGAGGTTCGGACGAAGTCACCACATCGTTGGGCGGCGCGGCCGCGACAGGTTGCTCAACATCGACTTGGTTCGGCACGAAGTGCGCGGGCTGGCCGTGCTCAGCGATGAGGGCCGCCGACATTCGAGCGGAGCCCGTATCGAGATCGGAGGCAGCGTCAGCTACCTTGACTTCGGGGTGAGGCGGCTGAGACGGCTCGGCCGGTGCAGAGCGCAGCAACTCCGCGCGCGCATCAACGACCCCGCTCTGCCTTGGCCGCGCGGCTCCGTTCTCGTCCAAACTGGCGGTGTTATCTTTCGCCAAGTGCCGACGAACGATCTTCTTCACCTTCACACCCTCGGTCAGGAACCAGCATTTGTGGTGCCCGTCCATTCGGTAGACCCAATGCAGGCTATCCGGGGTCGAGTTGCCGGGGCGTCCCAAGCATTCCGGTTGCGGCGGAGAGGTCACCGTAGGCTGGGGTGCAGCAGTATTGAAGATATCCGCAAGAGGACTAGAAGACGCAGGGCCCGTCGAAAGAGTTTCAACGAGAACCAAACTGACGAAGTACATTCGCAAATAACCGGACATCGAAAACTCCCGGTGTTGCGCCCCGCCCGGCATGACCCTTCGTACCGACATAGGCGGCCATGCGGCTCAAATCTGGCGGGGCCATGGATTCATTGTGCTCCTGACGTGAGCCAGGGGTCCGAATACAAATCCGGGTCCAGCTTCTGAAGGTTGCAAAACACAGCTCCACCGTCATGTGGTCGAGTTGCGGCGGCCGCCGGACATCACTCCTTGAGTTTTCTGCGCGATCAACCGCCTGTCTTATTCGTGCTGAGGTGCATCGGTCGTTAAGGGTTGGTTTAGTTCCCGGCATGATCATTGGGGACCACAAGGGACCCGAGCATGCAATTGCACCATGCCAATACCTTGGAAATAATCGAGACGGTCCCGTGGCCCGTCACGCTCGACCGATCGGATTTCTCGCCCTCCAATCGAGATGAGGTCCTGGCGCTATTGGCACCCAGCGGTCATTCAAAACCCACTATTTGGCTCGTCGCGGTCGCATTGGCTGGAGGTTTTGGATTGGGATGGGCTGGTGCCTGGTATGGTCCTGCAACCATCTCGGCTCTCAATCCGAATGCTCGGATAGAACCGGCTTCGCGCCGCTTGCCGGACACAAAATCAGGCGGTAAGGCCGAAAGCGCCCGAAAGATAGCATCAGCAGCAAGCTCGCGAACACCGCCCGGTTTAGCTCGGCCCTCCACAGTCAGCGCGAGCCTTGCTCCGAAGCCTCTGGCCAAAGCGTCGGGTGGGGCGCAATCGGCGGAAGCTTCGAACCCAGCCTCGTCGGTTTTGGAGGCGGACATGTCTGTGACCGGCTCGCTCGAGCCTGCGGGGCCACTCCTGTCTGTCCCGGAGACAAGACCAACGACTATTGGGGGGTGGGCAGTCCTTGAGGTTCGCGGCGGAACGGCGGTGCTCGAAGGACCCGATGGGATTCGAATGGCAGCACGCGGGGACGTGGTCCCCGGCATCGGGCGAATCGATTCTATCGTGCGCTGGGGCAACCGCTGGATAGTTGCAACAGCTCGTGGATTGATCTCGACGCCGTAGGCGTAAACGCTTGCGACGAAGAGACATGCATTCGTGTTGCCACTCACCGCAGCTGGCGGGCCCAGGGTCAATTTACCCGCGCATCGAGCCAAGCTTCACACGAGGCACGCGGTTTCGGCGCGACGACCGCGGCCGGCTAAAATATGTGCTGAAGCTAACTGGCGGGAAGGAGATTGCATGTGAGCGTCCTTGGGGGCTGAAATGCGAACGTATCCCTCGACGAGGGCCGCCCGGGTCCTGCTTTTGCTCAAAGACGAAAGCGACAGCCAATCGCACTCTTTGCCGCGGCATTCCGAGACGCATCAGCTTCGAGATCGCGATGCTAGATTTCCTGCGCCTAGCGAATAGGAGGACGACATGCCCGATAGCGTCTACAAGGTCATTGAACTGGTCGGTACCAGCGCAACGCGCGGAAACGCAGAGAACGCAGAACTCTCCATGACCGCCCCATTCAAGAGCCGGCGCGCCCAATTACTTTTCGGCAAGATTCGGCATAATTTGTTCGGGAGATGGCGAAGTGATCCTCGGGATCAGCAACTCAAGGTACGTCCTCACTCGTTGAGCGGACCGTAATCGGCCTTGGTCGGCATGACTGACGTACAGGACTCTTTTTTGGGCATCGTCCGGAGTGCTGGTACAACTGACAAGGCGCCCGTCATTTGGCGAACCGAGCAGCGTAGATCGACTTGATCCGACTGGTGCGATACGGCCAGACTTCGCTTTCGCAGCCGGTTCTCCGATTCGTTTGCGTTCCTCGCCTGAACCGTCCCCAGGGTCGTGCACGCAATACACTAACCGATATAGGGCCCTCCCTGTGCGCATTCCCGCACCAATCGTCTATATAGTGCTCTACGTTGCCCTGTACGCGGCGTTCGGCGCCGCATCTCCGTTCTGGCCAAAATTTTTCGAAACGCGAGCCCTGGCGTCTCAGCAGATCGGTCTGATCCTCGCCGCCGCGATGCTGACGCGGCTCGTTTCCGGACCGTTAGTTGCGATGCTGGGGGATCGGCTCGGGTCATTGCGCCTCGTGCTCGCAGGCTGTGCTGCCGTGGCGGCCTCAGCAGCCGTCGCGTTGCTCTGGGCTGATACATTCTGGTTATTGCTTGTTGTCGCGTTGGCTCAGGCTGCCGCTCTCGCCCCCACCACCTCGATCGCCGATGCGTTATCGGTCAATACTGTGAGGCCTCGGCTTGCCGGAAGACCATTCGAGTACGGTTGGATAAGAGGGGCTGCCTCCGCGGCTTTCGTCCTGGGAACACTGATCGCCGGACGACTCGTAAGCCCAGCCGATCTCACGCCGGTTATCTGGATGAACGCTGCCTTCCTGATCGCCGCCGCTGGCGCCACTGCATTGCTACCGGGGCAAGCCCGATCGCAGAGGTCGCCGCCCTTTGCTGTGTCAGAGATGAAAGCGCTGATCAGTCTGTCGCAGTTTCGAATCATGATCATCGTATCAGCCTTGATCTATGGCAGTCATGCAGTGCATGATGCATTTGCAGTCATCAGGTGGAGCGATGCGGGCATCAGCACTTCGACGATTAGCTTCCTGTGGTCGGAAGCGGTGGTCGCTGAAGTGTTGGTGTTCATGCTTGCCGGTCCAGCACTCCTGGATAGGTTTGGCGTGCGTGGCGCGGCTGTCTTGGCAGCTGCGGCCGGAATCGTCCGCTGGTCCGTAGCGGGCGTGACCACCTCCGTGTTGCTGCTCTTCTTGATACAGCCGTTACACGGATTGACGTTCGCTCTCCTTCATCTCGCTTGCATGCGAATGATGGGGGTGCTCGTCGCAGCAAGCGTCGCCGGAACTGCGCAAGCTCTCTATGCCTTTGGCTCAGGGTTGGTAACGGCAGTACTGATCTACTTGTCAGGCGCACTATATGCTTCCTATGCCGGGGCGGCATTCTTTTCCATGGCGGCGCTATGTGTGGTCGCGCTGCCGTTCGCCTGGTTTGGCTTCGCCAATGGGAGGGATTGACCCTTCGGTCCAGGGAACGGGAAATGGCCGCCCGATCTACGCTCGGCCGAAAAACGAATTCGGACTGCGCCTTCTGTGTCGCGCCCTCGGCCAGGTCGGCAGTCGCACGAGACCCTGTTCGAGTCGACTGGCGTCGTCCGCAAGATCGATCTCGTGCTCCCCGTGTGCACCACGTCGGAGCCTCTCGAAGGAGATGGCACTCAGAAATTGACACCCAGGACGTAGAGCCTCGAATTTCAGCTTAGTTGCTGTGGTCATCCGGGCACTCACAGGTGTTCCGATCGAATTCAGCACGTCCTGGTCTCCGCTACGCAACATCTTTCGCCGATGTCCAAGCGAGGGCCGTTGCGCTCAACCAAGGAGCCGGCTTCGCCGGAACATGAAACCGGTCGGTGCGAACCTCCTGGCCACCTGGAGCGCGCGGTTCTCGCAGCATTCCAGCGCGATCTTTTGGGAAAGCATAACATCTCCGATCGGCAGATCGCCACGCGGCATGAAACACAGGCCGCGCGTCGGATAGCCCTTTTCGTCGACCTCGCAGACGTTCGTCGACCCACCCGCGTAGATCCTATATTGCCTGCCAGTCTCGCCACCGATGACCTCGAAATAGCCCTTTCCCGCGAACTGCGCACGCTGGGCCGGCGATAGCCACTTCCGCAAGAGCTGCAGCGAGCGGCCCTCCGGAGTTCTCTCGGCGCCGTGTCTGATAAAGAGAGCCCGAATCGCTCTCGCGCGCCGGCGTTCACGCGGATGAGATGATCTGAAGCCAAACATGGCGTGGGCCGATCACCCGCCGACCAGCCTGGGGAAGAAGACGGTTTCTTCCGCGTTGGGGGCGAACGATCGCATTTGCGATACGTGACCCGGACCTGTCCGTGCCGCCGCGGTGAAGCCGGCGTCGGTCAGCTCGTAGAACCGCCGCTCCGCCTTTGCGAGCTCTCGTGCATCGTTTGGATTGAAAAAGTAACGGCTGTCGCCAGTACTATCCATCACGATCTGGATCGCCATGATCGTCTTCCTCGGATTAATGATGGCCAAGGACTTGGGGCAAGTATCCATCCGAACTCGCGGATTTTCAAGACAAGAAGATGTCATCGCAAACGTTGGACCTGATCAGGCCCAAAGGCCAATGTCGGGATGATCCGTCGCGGAGCCGATTTGATCA comes from Bradyrhizobium diazoefficiens and encodes:
- a CDS encoding MFS transporter, yielding MRIPAPIVYIVLYVALYAAFGAASPFWPKFFETRALASQQIGLILAAAMLTRLVSGPLVAMLGDRLGSLRLVLAGCAAVAASAAVALLWADTFWLLLVVALAQAAALAPTTSIADALSVNTVRPRLAGRPFEYGWIRGAASAAFVLGTLIAGRLVSPADLTPVIWMNAAFLIAAAGATALLPGQARSQRSPPFAVSEMKALISLSQFRIMIIVSALIYGSHAVHDAFAVIRWSDAGISTSTISFLWSEAVVAEVLVFMLAGPALLDRFGVRGAAVLAAAAGIVRWSVAGVTTSVLLLFLIQPLHGLTFALLHLACMRMMGVLVAASVAGTAQALYAFGSGLVTAVLIYLSGALYASYAGAAFFSMAALCVVALPFAWFGFANGRD
- a CDS encoding C13 family peptidase gives rise to the protein MDIEALAPDRREEPYPDPCASYSEGWKFTGFPLFCVEPQFCSGDLETVFAMTSRSSIRRLGAPLVAFFLTIWPLVAPVDAVEDAGKVGVVSFGLYGDQGVFRSEATGAAQVVAGRFETGPIDVGYNSKNGGSATIEALTKSLQTAANRLDAEKDVLFLILTSHGSPDGLAIKAGRLTETLTPSRLRDMLAKTGVRHKVVVISACYSGVFIPRLANPDVLVITAADAKHPSFGCQDKAKWTYFGDAFFNVALRNATSLKEAFLDARSLVRKRELREHFEPSNPLMAGGANVLPLLVGRP